A region of Nocardioides alkalitolerans DNA encodes the following proteins:
- a CDS encoding VOC family protein: protein MTTTDSSPAPTTGVTTNPATEFSHVGIQVRDLAVSLPFYRDQIGLEVVAEWLVEDPTTREAIDLPQASLNMAVLRLPGTNAYMEVIEYQNVGRMPIDPYHPNPGTCHIAWYVDDIDELYARLVSLGLDPVSRRVVPIDGGPLDGGKVIYMTDPDGIRIEFLESSLYLDATPRVRR from the coding sequence ATGACCACGACCGACAGCTCGCCCGCACCGACCACCGGCGTCACCACCAACCCCGCGACGGAGTTCAGTCACGTCGGTATCCAGGTGCGCGACCTGGCGGTGTCGCTGCCGTTCTACCGCGACCAGATCGGTCTCGAGGTCGTCGCCGAATGGCTCGTCGAGGATCCGACGACGCGCGAGGCGATCGACCTCCCGCAGGCGAGCCTCAACATGGCCGTCCTGCGCCTCCCGGGCACGAACGCCTACATGGAGGTGATCGAGTACCAGAACGTCGGGCGGATGCCCATCGACCCGTACCACCCGAACCCGGGCACCTGCCACATCGCCTGGTACGTCGACGACATCGATGAGCTGTACGCCCGCCTCGTCTCGCTGGGCCTCGACCCCGTCAGCCGGCGAGTCGTGCCCATCGACGGCGGCCCTCTCGACGGCGGAAAGGTCATCTACATGACCGATCCCGACGGCATCCGGATCGAGTTCCTCGAGTCGTCGCTCTATCTCGACGCCACACCGCGCGTGCGTCGCTGA
- a CDS encoding AraC family transcriptional regulator — protein MVKRVLRTDDREIAESTVSSTYEPSSIEVGPRQAFEFTLDAAQLTHVVAGRLHVRKPSRLHGTEESGQYHVCLPLTGKVICAGATDEPVAIAPGRASVWGPGQVPDTIWAAGTTLMCFMVPPEVVAAEAQALLGREVAAPVVFEPKMDLTSPGGRSWWRLVTLLAGELEADSGLIQEAVTRHHFERLLVEGLLLAHQHSLSDVLQQRSRNSTTRAVARAIELIEEDPSAPWSALSLASRVHISVRSLQEGFRRELDTSPMSHVRDVRLRRVHEDLAALPPGPTVNQIAQRWGFLHMGRFADHYRRRYGELPSVSRRRAVVGDV, from the coding sequence ATGGTGAAGCGGGTGCTCCGCACCGACGATCGCGAGATCGCTGAGTCAACGGTGTCGAGCACGTACGAACCGAGCTCCATCGAGGTGGGGCCGCGGCAGGCGTTCGAGTTCACGTTGGACGCGGCGCAGCTGACCCACGTCGTCGCCGGCCGGCTCCACGTGCGCAAGCCGAGCCGGCTCCACGGCACGGAGGAGTCGGGGCAGTACCACGTGTGTCTGCCCCTGACCGGCAAGGTCATCTGCGCCGGAGCGACCGACGAGCCCGTGGCCATCGCGCCCGGGCGGGCCTCCGTCTGGGGTCCGGGGCAGGTCCCCGACACCATCTGGGCGGCCGGCACCACACTCATGTGCTTCATGGTGCCGCCCGAGGTGGTTGCCGCCGAGGCGCAGGCGCTGCTGGGCCGAGAGGTGGCGGCCCCGGTCGTGTTCGAGCCCAAGATGGACCTGACGTCGCCCGGCGGCCGCAGCTGGTGGCGGCTGGTGACCCTGCTCGCCGGTGAGCTCGAGGCGGACTCGGGCCTCATTCAGGAGGCGGTCACGCGTCATCACTTCGAGCGGCTGCTCGTGGAGGGCCTGCTGCTCGCGCACCAGCACTCCCTCAGTGACGTGTTGCAGCAGCGCTCGCGCAACTCGACCACGCGAGCCGTGGCCCGCGCGATCGAGCTGATCGAGGAGGACCCGTCCGCACCGTGGTCGGCGCTCTCGCTCGCGAGCCGGGTCCACATCAGTGTGCGCTCTCTCCAGGAGGGTTTCCGGCGCGAGCTCGACACGTCGCCGATGAGCCACGTCCGAGACGTGCGTCTGCGGCGGGTGCACGAAGACCTGGCGGCGTTGCCGCCCGGTCCGACGGTGAACCAGATCGCACAGCGATGGGGCTTCCTGCACATGGGCCGCTTCGCTGACCACTACCGACGGCGGTACGGCGAGCTGCCGTCAGTTAGTCGACGTCGCGCTGTCGTCGGCGACGTCTGA
- a CDS encoding ABC transporter permease: MTVVATPAAASRTAEPEPPRRRTVRFLSLSNVSLLFIWAILIVTFGLLAPDTFLTVDTFRTVLAGQAITAIMALALLMPIAAAQFDLSIAGSMGMGIVLVATFMSKLETGVATAMGLTLIVGVAIGLINAFIVVRLKVNSFIATLGTGSVLVAGIQWVTGGQQIVAGIPTTFTDLGRHEVFTIPLSVVYMFLIAGVMWYVLELRQTGRYLYAIGSNKEAARLAGVRVDRLTTIALVVSAVIATIAGIVFVMRIGSASLDAGTPYLLPAFAAAFLGATQFRQGNVNVLGTLVAVYVLATGVKGVQLIGAPFWVDDLFNGVALIIAVALAVRSGQQKALV, from the coding sequence ATGACCGTCGTCGCCACCCCCGCGGCCGCGAGCCGCACCGCCGAGCCGGAGCCGCCTCGGCGTCGCACAGTGCGCTTCCTCAGCCTCAGCAACGTCAGCCTCCTCTTCATCTGGGCGATCCTGATCGTGACCTTCGGGCTCCTGGCGCCCGACACGTTCCTCACCGTCGACACCTTCCGCACCGTGCTGGCGGGCCAGGCCATCACCGCGATCATGGCGCTCGCGCTGCTCATGCCGATCGCGGCGGCGCAGTTCGACCTCTCCATCGCCGGGTCGATGGGGATGGGGATCGTCCTCGTCGCCACCTTCATGTCGAAGCTCGAGACGGGGGTCGCGACGGCCATGGGGCTGACGCTGATCGTCGGTGTCGCCATCGGTCTGATCAACGCGTTCATCGTGGTGCGGCTCAAGGTCAACTCGTTCATCGCCACGCTGGGCACCGGATCCGTCCTCGTGGCCGGGATCCAGTGGGTGACCGGCGGCCAGCAGATCGTCGCGGGCATCCCGACCACCTTCACCGATCTCGGGCGCCACGAGGTCTTCACGATCCCCCTGTCGGTGGTCTACATGTTCCTGATCGCCGGCGTCATGTGGTACGTCCTCGAGCTGCGCCAGACCGGGCGCTACCTCTACGCGATCGGATCCAACAAGGAGGCGGCGCGTCTCGCCGGCGTCCGGGTCGACCGGCTCACCACGATCGCGCTCGTCGTGTCCGCCGTCATCGCCACCATCGCCGGGATCGTGTTCGTGATGCGCATCGGGTCGGCCTCGCTCGACGCGGGCACGCCGTACCTGCTCCCGGCGTTCGCGGCCGCCTTCCTCGGCGCCACGCAGTTCCGGCAGGGCAATGTCAACGTGCTCGGCACCCTGGTCGCGGTGTACGTGCTCGCGACGGGCGTGAAGGGGGTGCAGCTGATCGGCGCACCCTTCTGGGTGGACGACCTCTTCAACGGGGTGGCGCTGATCATCGCCGTGGCGCTCGCGGTCCGCTCCGGGCAGCAGAAGGCGCTCGTGTGA
- a CDS encoding alcohol dehydrogenase catalytic domain-containing protein, which translates to MEITESRVLAQAERAAPVLGPDEVAVDVVFCGVCGSDLHMLGDRGFPAGSVLGHELSGVVAAVGAGVAEPRIGDRVVVLPYESCGSCRYCTEGRENLCVTGGHLGSVIGVQRPGGLASTVVVAAGSVVPLPPRASLEHGALAEPVAVACRAADRVLSGPDDPVVVVGTGPIGILVALVLAAGGRTAVRALEVNPARRARAAALGIDVVDPAEGTTAALRGQDVATFVDCTGAPEAVASQVAAVRRGGRVVLVGLGASVEIDAEQTILREIEVVGSAGYARRDFHRAVELLASGALPADALITRVAPIADADNVFADLRDPATTHIKVLLRHDHRGDTRDD; encoded by the coding sequence ATGGAGATCACCGAGAGCCGGGTGCTGGCGCAGGCGGAGCGCGCCGCACCGGTCCTCGGGCCCGACGAGGTCGCCGTCGACGTCGTGTTCTGCGGTGTGTGCGGCAGCGACCTCCACATGCTCGGCGACCGTGGGTTCCCCGCCGGCTCCGTCCTCGGTCACGAGCTCTCGGGCGTGGTGGCCGCGGTCGGCGCGGGCGTGGCGGAGCCGAGGATCGGCGACCGGGTCGTCGTGCTTCCGTACGAGAGCTGCGGTTCGTGCCGCTACTGCACCGAGGGTCGCGAGAACCTCTGCGTCACGGGCGGCCATCTCGGCAGCGTGATCGGGGTCCAGCGGCCCGGTGGGCTGGCGTCGACCGTGGTGGTGGCCGCTGGTTCGGTCGTGCCGTTGCCGCCGCGTGCGAGCCTCGAGCACGGGGCCCTGGCGGAGCCGGTGGCGGTGGCCTGCCGTGCGGCAGACCGGGTGCTCAGCGGCCCGGACGATCCGGTCGTGGTTGTCGGGACGGGCCCGATCGGCATCCTCGTCGCGCTGGTGCTGGCCGCGGGAGGACGCACGGCGGTGCGCGCTCTCGAGGTGAACCCCGCCCGCAGGGCCCGGGCTGCCGCTCTGGGGATCGACGTGGTGGATCCCGCCGAGGGCACGACCGCGGCTCTGCGGGGCCAGGACGTCGCGACGTTCGTCGACTGCACGGGAGCGCCTGAGGCGGTCGCGAGCCAGGTAGCCGCAGTCCGCCGAGGCGGCAGGGTCGTGCTCGTCGGCCTCGGCGCCTCAGTCGAGATCGACGCCGAGCAGACCATTCTCCGCGAGATCGAGGTGGTCGGCTCGGCGGGCTACGCGCGACGCGACTTCCATCGCGCTGTCGAGCTGCTCGCCTCGGGTGCCCTGCCCGCCGACGCCCTGATCACACGCGTCGCGCCCATCGCCGACGCCGACAACGTCTTCGCCGACCTGCGCGATCCCGCGACCACCCACATCAAGGTCCTGCTCCGGCACGACCATCGAGGAGACACGAGAGATGACTGA
- a CDS encoding NAD(P)/FAD-dependent oxidoreductase, protein MTDPAHASTRFDVVVVGAGLAGLYALHRFRARGLSVQVVEAAPDIGGTWYWNAYPGARCDVESMDYSYSFSPELDQEWTWSELYPAQPEILSYIHHVADRFDLRRDVRLSTTVQHATYDEERCRWAIGLDAGEILDAQYVVFATGSLSAPLDPPFAGFDTFEGEWYQTSRWPRREVSFEGKRVAVIGTGSSGVQSIPVIAETAAEVRVFQRTPNFSIPARNRPLDPDEVAARKAVYPAHRQAQRNSPSGVTVDVNPRSAHTYAPAEAQAEMRRRWDVGGAPIFNVAFVDTMTDIEANTLLADFVRDRIREKVEDPATAELLVPTDHPIAAKRLCCDTDYFETYNADHVHLVDVRSNPIRRIVPAGVELDDGTLHEVDTIVYAVGYDALSGALGRIDIRGTGGRCLADEWRDAGGPTTYLGLAVHGFPNMFTVTGPGSPAVLAVMIVAIEQHVEWIDDCLAHLADQGLGVIEATEVAQKEWTDRVEDVIQGTVFPLATNSYYGGANVPGKWRRIPLWAGGQKAYRDICDEVADNGYEGFTLRPAPEGA, encoded by the coding sequence ATGACTGATCCCGCACACGCCTCGACCCGGTTCGACGTGGTCGTGGTGGGGGCTGGCCTGGCCGGCCTCTACGCCCTGCACCGCTTCCGTGCCCGTGGCCTGTCCGTGCAGGTCGTCGAGGCAGCCCCCGACATCGGCGGCACCTGGTACTGGAACGCCTACCCGGGGGCCCGGTGCGACGTCGAGAGCATGGACTACTCGTACTCGTTCTCGCCGGAGCTGGACCAGGAGTGGACGTGGAGCGAGCTCTACCCCGCTCAGCCGGAGATCCTGTCCTACATCCACCACGTCGCCGACCGCTTCGACCTGCGGCGCGACGTGCGGCTCTCGACGACGGTGCAGCACGCGACGTACGACGAGGAGCGGTGCCGCTGGGCCATCGGGCTCGACGCGGGGGAGATCCTCGACGCGCAGTACGTCGTGTTCGCCACGGGCAGCCTCTCGGCTCCTCTCGACCCGCCGTTCGCGGGCTTCGACACCTTCGAAGGCGAGTGGTACCAGACGTCGCGCTGGCCCCGCCGGGAGGTGTCGTTCGAGGGCAAGCGCGTCGCGGTCATCGGCACGGGCTCGAGCGGGGTGCAATCCATCCCCGTGATCGCGGAGACGGCCGCCGAGGTCAGGGTGTTCCAGCGGACCCCGAACTTCAGCATCCCGGCTCGGAACCGCCCGCTCGATCCAGACGAGGTCGCGGCACGCAAGGCGGTCTACCCGGCTCACCGGCAGGCCCAGCGGAACTCCCCCAGTGGTGTGACCGTCGACGTCAACCCGCGCAGCGCGCACACCTATGCCCCTGCCGAGGCGCAGGCCGAGATGCGACGGCGCTGGGATGTCGGCGGGGCGCCGATCTTCAACGTCGCGTTCGTCGACACCATGACCGACATCGAGGCGAACACCTTGCTCGCCGACTTCGTGCGCGACCGGATCCGCGAGAAGGTCGAGGACCCCGCGACCGCGGAGCTCCTCGTGCCGACGGACCACCCGATCGCGGCGAAACGGCTGTGCTGCGACACGGACTACTTCGAGACCTACAACGCCGACCACGTGCACCTGGTCGACGTGCGCAGCAACCCCATCCGTCGGATCGTCCCCGCCGGGGTCGAGCTCGACGACGGGACGCTGCACGAGGTCGACACGATCGTCTACGCCGTCGGGTACGACGCGCTGTCCGGCGCTCTCGGGCGCATCGACATCCGCGGGACGGGGGGCCGGTGCCTCGCGGACGAGTGGCGCGACGCAGGCGGACCGACGACGTACCTGGGCCTCGCGGTCCACGGCTTCCCCAACATGTTCACCGTCACGGGTCCCGGGAGCCCCGCGGTGCTGGCGGTGATGATCGTCGCGATCGAGCAGCACGTCGAGTGGATCGACGACTGCCTCGCGCACCTCGCCGACCAGGGGCTCGGGGTCATCGAGGCGACCGAGGTCGCGCAGAAGGAGTGGACCGACCGGGTCGAGGACGTCATCCAGGGCACGGTGTTCCCCCTCGCGACGAACTCCTACTACGGCGGCGCGAACGTGCCGGGCAAGTGGCGCCGGATCCCGCTGTGGGCGGGCGGCCAGAAGGCGTACCGCGACATCTGCGACGAGGTCGCCGACAACGGGTACGAGGGGTTCACGCTGCGTCCGGCCCCGGAGGGGGCGTGA
- a CDS encoding substrate-binding domain-containing protein: MTSSSPRRRAIALAASTALAASALAACGTGSDSAGPPASQEQLDAAAAAVEPYRSAPTSIGADEPVSAPPSGNKTIAFLSCNVEVCIKSQEAGVAAAEAIGWEGIAIPFDGTPEDVLEKVRYAIDQGVDGIAINGVPSATFEAAYDEAEAAGIPIVLGASPDVAEGPIIAVQDGIPEFTTVGEVLGNYIIADSEGDANVLLFEMANFPIGQQIIATAAETIEENCSSCSAKVVTTQVSDIGTTMPSIVVSEVQRSADVNYVAFADSVMTGGVAASLREGGVADRVRIVGANASSASLENVRNGTERGYVQFSVTYFNWQAVDAFVRHFNGDPQIERWEMPLRLVTAETVEGQSEDELLFDLPADMSEQFLALWQR, encoded by the coding sequence GTGACGTCTTCATCCCCCCGCCGCCGGGCCATCGCACTGGCGGCGTCCACTGCCCTGGCGGCGAGTGCCCTCGCGGCCTGCGGTACCGGCTCCGACTCGGCCGGTCCGCCCGCGTCCCAGGAGCAGCTCGACGCGGCTGCGGCAGCCGTGGAGCCCTACCGGTCGGCCCCGACGTCGATCGGCGCCGACGAGCCGGTCAGTGCGCCGCCGAGCGGCAACAAGACCATCGCCTTCCTCAGCTGCAACGTCGAGGTGTGCATCAAGTCGCAGGAGGCCGGCGTCGCGGCGGCCGAGGCGATCGGTTGGGAGGGCATCGCCATCCCGTTCGACGGCACGCCCGAGGACGTGCTCGAGAAGGTGCGCTACGCCATCGACCAGGGCGTCGACGGGATCGCCATCAACGGAGTGCCGAGTGCGACATTCGAGGCGGCGTACGACGAGGCCGAGGCAGCGGGCATCCCCATCGTGCTCGGTGCGAGCCCCGACGTCGCCGAGGGTCCGATCATCGCGGTGCAGGACGGCATCCCGGAGTTCACCACCGTGGGCGAGGTGCTCGGCAACTACATCATCGCGGACAGCGAGGGTGACGCGAACGTGCTGCTCTTCGAGATGGCCAACTTCCCCATCGGTCAGCAGATCATCGCCACGGCGGCCGAGACGATCGAGGAGAACTGTTCCTCGTGCAGCGCGAAGGTCGTCACGACGCAGGTCTCCGACATCGGTACGACCATGCCGAGCATCGTCGTCAGCGAGGTGCAGCGCAGCGCCGACGTCAACTACGTCGCCTTCGCCGACTCGGTGATGACGGGCGGCGTCGCTGCCAGCCTGCGCGAGGGCGGCGTGGCCGACCGGGTCCGCATCGTCGGCGCCAACGCCTCATCCGCGTCGCTGGAGAACGTCCGCAACGGCACGGAGCGCGGATATGTGCAGTTCTCGGTGACCTACTTCAACTGGCAGGCCGTCGACGCGTTCGTGCGGCACTTCAACGGCGACCCGCAGATCGAGCGTTGGGAGATGCCGCTGCGGCTCGTCACCGCCGAGACGGTCGAGGGCCAGTCCGAGGACGAGCTGCTCTTCGACCTCCCGGCCGACATGTCCGAGCAGTTCCTCGCCCTCTGGCAGCGCTGA
- a CDS encoding LLM class flavin-dependent oxidoreductase → MKFGIFSMPEHVPWENWTLSYDLDLEKIQTAELLGFDEFWIGEHHAGGYENVPVPDYYIAKASALTSRIKLGTGTINLPYHDPFLVAERLAFLDHLTHGRLIAGFGGGGLPFDQALFGTADTAAERFEEALPVVAQLLDSTEPFSHDGEFWQFKDRELQVRPLQEPLPIAVAGLRSPGKYELCGRNGYGAMSMYYVRPDGPDDGPLTLRTQGEAIDRGAREVGRDPLEARREWRILREVYVAESKQSAIEELREAARRSYDYIIGLGAGALLKADPSESDDVLTLEYLVENLPMIVGSPEDCIRQIHELREQVGSFGTLVLNDRNWVTADKWRRSNELFMRYVAPAFRRSEEQVRRRRLVDGVMEGSEIWPPQWWTDRPVVADVD, encoded by the coding sequence ATGAAGTTCGGAATCTTCTCCATGCCGGAGCACGTCCCGTGGGAGAACTGGACGCTGTCCTACGACCTCGACCTCGAGAAGATCCAGACGGCAGAGCTGCTGGGTTTCGACGAGTTCTGGATCGGCGAGCACCACGCGGGTGGCTACGAGAACGTGCCGGTCCCCGACTACTACATCGCCAAGGCGTCGGCGCTCACGAGCCGGATCAAGCTGGGCACCGGCACCATCAACCTTCCCTACCACGACCCCTTCCTCGTGGCCGAACGCCTGGCGTTCCTCGATCACCTGACGCACGGCCGTCTGATCGCGGGGTTCGGCGGGGGTGGTCTGCCCTTCGACCAGGCCCTGTTCGGGACGGCCGACACGGCCGCCGAGCGCTTCGAGGAGGCGCTCCCCGTCGTCGCCCAGCTCCTCGACTCGACGGAGCCGTTCTCCCACGATGGGGAGTTCTGGCAGTTCAAGGACCGCGAGCTGCAGGTGCGCCCCTTGCAGGAACCGCTGCCGATCGCCGTCGCAGGACTGCGCTCGCCGGGCAAGTACGAGCTGTGCGGCCGCAACGGGTACGGCGCGATGAGCATGTACTACGTGCGTCCCGACGGCCCCGACGACGGCCCGCTCACCCTCCGCACGCAGGGCGAGGCGATCGACCGTGGTGCGCGCGAGGTCGGCCGGGACCCGCTGGAGGCGCGCCGCGAATGGCGCATCCTGCGGGAGGTCTACGTCGCGGAGAGCAAGCAGTCCGCCATCGAGGAGCTGCGGGAGGCGGCCCGCCGCTCGTACGACTACATCATCGGTCTCGGTGCCGGAGCGCTGCTCAAGGCGGACCCGAGCGAGTCGGACGACGTGCTCACACTCGAGTACCTCGTCGAGAACCTGCCGATGATCGTCGGCTCCCCCGAGGACTGCATCCGCCAGATCCACGAGCTGCGGGAGCAGGTCGGCTCCTTCGGGACCCTGGTGCTCAACGACCGCAACTGGGTCACGGCCGACAAGTGGCGCCGCTCGAACGAGCTCTTCATGCGGTACGTCGCACCCGCGTTCCGTCGCTCCGAGGAGCAGGTGCGCCGCCGCCGGCTGGTCGACGGCGTCATGGAGGGCAGCGAGATCTGGCCGCCCCAGTGGTGGACCGACCGCCCGGTCGTCGCCGACGTGGACTGA
- a CDS encoding alpha/beta hydrolase, with protein sequence MREAIDPGLAEFLRQAAAAGAPPITAGTVDEARAGNAVFLRSMRTRHIPVERVEDLIVPTRAGALDARSYTPAGSPCAVVVYLHGGGWVLGDLEGHDQLCRHLAVAAGAVVVNVDYRHAPETPFPGPAEDAADAVAWAAATFSLPVVVMGDSAGGNLAASAAVASRDAGVRLDLQVLLYPVLDADLTRASYDRNGQGFLLTAADMDWFWAHYVADGDRFDPRASVLRVADPAGLAPAVIVVAGRDPLRDEGVAYAERLATADVPCELVEHDGAIHGFMTLHAASPLGDQALEDVARAVRRHVTATV encoded by the coding sequence ATGCGCGAAGCAATCGATCCTGGCCTGGCGGAGTTCCTCCGACAGGCCGCCGCCGCGGGCGCGCCGCCGATCACGGCCGGCACCGTGGACGAAGCCCGCGCCGGCAACGCCGTCTTCCTCCGGTCGATGCGCACCCGGCACATCCCGGTGGAGCGCGTCGAGGACCTCATCGTGCCAACCCGCGCAGGGGCGCTCGACGCGCGGTCCTACACCCCGGCAGGTTCACCGTGCGCCGTCGTCGTCTACCTCCACGGGGGCGGCTGGGTGCTGGGTGACCTCGAGGGGCACGACCAGCTGTGCCGCCACCTCGCCGTCGCCGCGGGCGCGGTCGTCGTCAACGTCGACTACCGGCACGCCCCCGAGACGCCGTTCCCCGGCCCGGCGGAGGACGCCGCTGACGCGGTCGCGTGGGCTGCCGCGACGTTCTCCCTCCCCGTCGTCGTCATGGGCGACAGCGCGGGCGGCAACCTGGCGGCCTCGGCGGCTGTCGCTTCCCGCGACGCGGGGGTGCGTCTCGATCTCCAGGTGCTGCTCTACCCGGTGCTCGACGCCGACCTGACCCGGGCCTCCTACGACCGCAACGGACAGGGTTTCCTGCTCACTGCCGCCGACATGGACTGGTTCTGGGCCCACTACGTCGCCGACGGGGACCGCTTCGACCCGCGTGCCTCCGTGCTCCGGGTCGCTGATCCCGCAGGGCTGGCACCGGCCGTGATCGTGGTCGCAGGCCGCGACCCCCTCCGCGACGAGGGCGTCGCCTACGCCGAACGCCTCGCAACTGCCGACGTGCCGTGCGAACTCGTCGAGCACGACGGCGCCATCCACGGCTTCATGACCCTCCACGCCGCCAGCCCCCTCGGGGACCAGGCGCTCGAGGACGTGGCGCGCGCTGTGCGTCGTCACGTCACCGCCACCGTCTGA
- a CDS encoding flavin reductase family protein — MTGVGADEALGEVVTDAGFRAAMGRFASGVTVVTTRVAGEDLGATVSAFSSLSNDPPSVLVCLNASSETCQGVQASGAFTVNVLARDQTDVALRLAGKGRGKLDGMLVERSPRLGHAVLSGSHATIECALTRAVPSGTHVVLLADVLSIRLGQRSRPLTYHAGAFGRFVEERGSRGRVVLPDFHSHESDLW, encoded by the coding sequence GTGACCGGGGTGGGGGCCGACGAGGCCCTGGGTGAGGTCGTCACCGATGCGGGTTTCCGTGCCGCCATGGGCCGCTTCGCCTCCGGCGTGACCGTGGTGACGACACGGGTGGCGGGGGAGGACCTGGGGGCGACGGTGAGCGCCTTCTCGTCGCTCTCGAACGACCCGCCCAGCGTGCTGGTCTGTCTCAACGCCTCGTCCGAGACGTGCCAGGGGGTCCAGGCCAGCGGCGCGTTCACGGTCAACGTCCTTGCGCGTGACCAGACCGACGTGGCGCTACGGCTCGCCGGCAAGGGGCGCGGCAAGCTCGACGGGATGCTCGTGGAGCGCTCGCCGCGTCTTGGCCACGCCGTGCTCAGCGGCAGCCACGCCACGATCGAGTGCGCGCTCACCCGTGCCGTGCCCTCAGGCACGCACGTCGTGCTGCTGGCGGACGTGTTGTCCATCCGGCTCGGGCAGCGGAGCAGACCCCTGACGTACCACGCCGGCGCCTTCGGGCGGTTCGTCGAGGAGCGCGGCTCCCGCGGTCGCGTCGTGCTGCCCGACTTCCACAGCCACGAGAGCGACCTGTGGTGA
- a CDS encoding sugar ABC transporter ATP-binding protein, with protein sequence MGVGARVAPLLEITGLSKTFAGTKALDDVRFEVRAGEVLGLVGQNGSGKSTLIKVLAGYHRPDGGATAHLDGEPFDLGDGPTATEVGLRFVHQDLGLVPSLGALDNLALGRGYRRSRLGTIAWRAEATAGRALLGDLGYDFDLSRPVAQLRASERTGIAIARAVGGFEQGARVLVLDEPTAALPAAEADRLFEVVRSVNEAGVAIVYVSHRFPEIFSLCDRVTVLKDGVHVATRDVADLTEPGLVRLTIGRDLEMPGTRHTTAASDERDGSVLVLRGVGGEGVEPFDLDIAAGEIVGVAGVTGSGRESLGRLVFGALPRTGEVLVGGRRLARGEPVESLAAGMAYVPADRLANAAFVDMTLRENLTIARLGDVYGRRGLLRGRERDEVTRWLTDLEVKPCDPEARLATLSGGNQQKVMLARALRLGPTAIVLDEPTQGVDVGAKQTIHDIVRRAAQAGAGVLVIATESEELIGLCDRVAVLVGGRCIGTVRTVGLSADDLTEMTMGTVRVGDTAAGDPAGPAVAPLAVRS encoded by the coding sequence ATGGGGGTCGGGGCGAGGGTCGCGCCGCTGCTCGAGATCACCGGGTTGAGCAAGACGTTCGCGGGCACGAAGGCGCTCGACGACGTGCGGTTCGAGGTGCGGGCCGGTGAGGTGCTCGGGCTGGTGGGACAGAACGGTTCCGGCAAGTCGACATTGATCAAGGTGCTGGCCGGCTACCACCGGCCGGACGGCGGGGCCACCGCCCACCTCGACGGGGAGCCGTTCGACCTCGGCGACGGCCCGACGGCGACGGAGGTCGGTCTGCGTTTCGTGCACCAGGACCTCGGGCTGGTGCCCTCGCTCGGAGCGCTGGACAACCTGGCGTTGGGACGTGGGTACCGCCGCTCCCGCCTGGGCACCATCGCGTGGCGGGCCGAGGCGACGGCGGGGCGCGCGCTCCTCGGCGACCTGGGTTACGACTTCGACCTCAGCCGGCCCGTCGCCCAGCTCCGCGCGTCGGAGCGGACGGGGATCGCCATCGCCCGTGCGGTGGGGGGATTCGAGCAGGGGGCCCGGGTGCTCGTGCTCGACGAGCCGACGGCCGCCCTGCCTGCAGCCGAGGCAGACCGGCTGTTCGAGGTCGTCCGCAGCGTCAACGAGGCGGGCGTCGCGATCGTGTACGTCTCCCACCGTTTCCCGGAGATCTTCTCGCTCTGCGACCGGGTCACCGTGCTGAAGGACGGCGTCCACGTCGCCACCCGGGACGTCGCGGACCTGACGGAGCCCGGCCTCGTGCGGCTCACCATCGGCCGGGACCTGGAGATGCCCGGAACCCGGCACACGACTGCCGCGTCGGACGAGCGGGACGGCTCCGTGCTGGTGCTGCGCGGTGTGGGCGGCGAGGGGGTGGAGCCGTTCGACCTCGACATCGCAGCCGGCGAGATCGTGGGGGTCGCCGGGGTCACCGGCTCCGGTCGGGAGTCGCTCGGGCGCCTGGTCTTCGGCGCCCTGCCCCGCACCGGGGAGGTGCTCGTCGGCGGTCGGCGGCTCGCCCGGGGTGAACCGGTGGAGTCCCTGGCTGCCGGAATGGCCTACGTGCCGGCGGACCGGCTCGCGAACGCGGCGTTCGTCGACATGACGCTGCGCGAGAACCTGACGATCGCCCGGCTCGGGGACGTGTACGGGCGGCGGGGGTTGCTGCGCGGTCGCGAGCGGGACGAGGTGACCCGATGGTTGACGGACCTCGAGGTCAAGCCGTGCGATCCCGAGGCGCGGCTTGCGACGCTCAGCGGCGGTAACCAGCAAAAGGTCATGCTCGCCCGCGCCCTGCGCCTGGGGCCTACGGCGATCGTGCTCGACGAGCCCACGCAGGGTGTCGACGTGGGGGCGAAGCAGACCATTCACGACATCGTGCGACGGGCCGCGCAGGCGGGGGCCGGGGTGCTCGTCATCGCCACCGAGTCGGAGGAGCTGATCGGCCTCTGTGACCGGGTCGCCGTGCTCGTCGGGGGGCGGTGCATCGGCACCGTCCGTACGGTGGGCCTGTCCGCGGACGACCTGACCGAGATGACGATGGGGACGGTCCGGGTCGGCGACACCGCAGCTGGGGATCCCGCCGGTCCCGCCGTCGCTCCGCTGGCGGTGAGGTCGTGA